The Flavobacterium psychrotrophum region GGTTCTGCGGCTTCGTTAAGATTGAATTTTACTTCTACCTTATCAAAAGATATGGCACCGTTTGCCATACGCTTACTGCGCAGTATTTTAGAAAGTTCGTTAAGCTTAAGTGTTGCAAACTGTATCTCTGGCGAAACAGTGTACTCCTCCCCTGTCAGCGATATATCTGCCGAAATGGTGTTGCCTTTTGTTTCAATAATATGCTGCGCTTCCTCATACGCAAAACGCTGGTCAGAATAAATAACTGTACGGCCAAACCACTGGTTTCTAACTTCTGCTTTTTCGCTAATTTCAAATATGGCAGAGAATGTATATTTTTCTTCGTGCGGGCGCAGTGAACATGCAAAGTTACTAAGCACCTCAGGCAGCATGGGTACTACCCTGTCTACCAGGTAGACTGATGTGGCTCGTTGGTATGCTTCGGCATCAAGCACGGTACCTTCCTGCAGGTAGTGCGATACATCTGCAATGTGTATACCTACTTCATAATTACCGTTCTCTAATTTTTGGAAAGATAAGGCATCATCAAAGTCCTTAGCATCTTTAGGATCTATGGTAAAGGTTAAAACATTACGCATATCCCTTCTGCGGGCTATTTCTTCAGGATGTATCTCTGTATCTATCTTTTGCGCAAAAACCTCTACATCGACAGGAAAATCGCTCGGAAGGCCATATTCTGCCAGTATCGCGTGTATCTCGGTATTATGTTCTCCGGGTTTTCCTAAAACTTTAATTACACTACCAAAGGGGCTGTCTGCTTTTTCTGGCCAGTCGTCCATCTTTACCAGTACCACATCGCCGTTTTGTGCATCGCCCAGTTTATTTTTCGGGATAAAAATATCTGTGTACATCTTGGCATTGGCTGTGCTTACAAAAGCAAAATTCTTTTGTATGTCTATAACACCCACAAATTCTGTTTTGTGGCGTTCTATAATTTCTACTACTTCGCCTTCTGGTCTGCGGCTCTTGCGACGGTTATAAATATATACCTTAACCTTGTCTTTATCAAGGGCTTTGTTAAGGTTATTAGTGGGTATAAATACATCATCTTCCAGCTCAGGAGAAACAAAATAAGCTGTTTTCCTACTGGTCATGTCAATTTTTCCTTCCACATAATCCGTCCTGGCTATCACACGGTACTTACCTTTTTCAAGCTCTTCAATCTGCTCTTTAGCTGCCAGTAGCTTTAGTTCTTTAATGATAAGGTTCCTGCTTTGGGTATCATTAAGTTCTAATGCGGCCGATATCTGTTTGTAGTTGAATGACTTATTAGGGTCTTTGGAAAGTATCTTGTAAATTTTGTGTGAAAAGTCTTTTTCTTTCTTCGCTGACGGTTTTCCGTTCTTCTTACTCATATAAAATCTTAAATATTGGCTGAAAATTACGAATATCTATCAGAATTATAAGACACCTTAATGAAATAATAACGTTTAAATGCCTACTTTTATATTCAATCTACGTTTCAAAATATTGGTATGAAGCAATTTGTAACCGCAGCAGTATTTACTTACCCTCACGAAATAGCCATTTTAAAACACCTGCTAACCGATGCCGGCCTTAGTTTTTACTTTGAAAACGAAGCTATGGTACAGGTTGTACCTATGTATACACACGCACTGGGTGGCATAAAACTTAAAGTACACAAAAATGATCTGAGCACTGTACAACAAATTATAGAAGACTTCAATTTTAATAATCACTTAAAAATTGTCTGAAGCTGCTTTCAAAGTTTTCAACATACATTAAAAATAAAAAAAAGATTTTTTAAAAATTTAAATTTTATTGATGGTTATTATTGCTTGTTGAAAAGTGGGATAACTTTTAGCAAGACCCTTTGATTAACGACTTATACAATCTTATACAATTGTTTCAACAATGTTAAGAGAATGTAAAATTATAAAAGTGAGGTGTTTTCGTAATTTTCGTAAAAGGTTATTAACAATGGTCAACTTATGGTTTGATATACTTTTTATGGATAACTTGTCCTGTTAATAATTGTTAATAAACCCTACCGGTATGCTGATAACTCCACAACAAAAAATAAGAAATTTATTTGCACACGTCACTTCTATTTTGCCTTATAAAAAATTACCGGATTTCTATAAAAAGATAAATTTTTCAATTGTAGAGTTATCAACAAAGTTGTGTAAAACCTATTCCCTTTGTTTTCAGTACCTTTTTAAAGTTACCAACATCGTAGGATTTTAACATAATTGTTTGTAAGTTATACACGTGGGTACGTAAGTACTTATAACCTAATTATTTGGCATAGGTTTATAAGAATATGCCTAATTTTGGTACCTTTGTGTATAATAACACACTAATTAAGACTATGAAAATTTCTATTGGTAACGACCACGCAGGCCCTGAATATAAAAAAGCCATTGTAGCACACCTGGAAGCTAAAGGCTACGAAATTATTAACCACGGTACAGATACGGCAGATAGTGTAGACTATGCAGATTTTGTACACCCGGTGGCTAATGATGTAGAAAATGGTGTGGTAGAATTTGGTATTATAATTTGCGGCAGCGGAAACGGGGCATCTATGACTGCTAACAAGCATCAAAAAATTCGCGCTGCACTGTGCTGGACTAAAGAAATTACCGAACTGGCACGCCAGCATAACGATGCTAATATACTAAGCATACCTGCGCGTTTTACCAGTAAAGAACAGGCTATAGCCATGGTAGATACTTTTTTAAATACCGCTTTTGAAGGTGGCCGCCATAAAACACGCATTGATAAAATGCCGTGTATGTAATACAGGAATTGACGGAATTAATGTAAATTCCGTCAACTGACTGACTCAATTAATGTAAATTCCGTCAATCAACTGACGGAATTTACATTTTTTTGTATAATTTTGTTTCTGTAAAAAGCAAAATTATTATGGCTAATTTTTATCAACGCATTGTTTTAGAAGAATTTAAAACTAAAGTTGTACCTAATAAAGTACTTATTTTATTAGGAGCACGCCGTGTAGGTAAAACCCGCCTGATAAAAACCTACCTCGAAACCCATACCGATGCAAAATATTTACAGCTAAATGGAGAGGATATTAATGATGCCACCCTGTTGCAGGAACGGTCTGTAGCTAATTATAAAAGGCTGCTGGATGGTACTAACCTGCTTGTAATAGACGAAGCCCAAAACATACCCGATATAGGCCTGATTCTTAAACTTATTGTAGACAGTATAGAAGGTATTAAAGTTATTGTTACAGGGTCGTCTATGTTTGACCTTACCAATAACCTGGGCGAGCCACTTGTGGGCAGAAAAAACACACTCTACCTCTACCCGCTTGCGCAAATGGAATTTAACGAGTTTGAAAATTATAAGCAAACTACCGAAAATTTAGAGCAGCGCCTGCTCTTTGGTGGTTACCCTGAGCTGGAGCAATATCCTGACTGGGAAGAAAAAAAGGATTACCTGTTCGAGATTATTAATGCCTACCTGTTTAAGGATATACTTGTTTTTGAGGGTATCAAAAACTCTGATAAGATTTATGACCTGCTGCGTATGATAGCGTTTCAAGTGGGTAAAGAAGTATCGTTACAGGAGCTGGGCAACCAGTTGCAGCTGTCTAAAAATACGGTAGAAAAATATCTTGACCTGCTTACTAAAGTGTTTATACTTTTTAAACTTGAGGGTTACAGCAAAAACCTGCGTAAGGAAATTACCAAATCGAGCCGGTGGTATTTTTATGATAACGGTATTCGGAATGCCATTATTAACAACTTTAACCGCCTGGATAACCGTACAGATGTGGGCGACCTGTGGGAAAACTACCTTGCTGCAGAGCGTATTAAAAAACAGCAGTACCGCAAAATAAGGGTTCGTAATTATTTTTGGCGTACGTATGACCAGCAGGAACTCGACTGGCTTGAAGAAGGCACAGACAGCCTTGCAGGTTTTGAATTTAAATGGAACGAAAAGCGTAAGGCTAAAATACCCACAGCCTTTGGCAAAGCCTACCCGGAAGCTACGTTTGAGGTTATAAACAAGGGCAATTACCTAGATTTTATAATGTGATGTGTATTATGATGACTTCTTTTTAATATCCTTTATAAGCCTGTTGTAGCAACCTAAAACCAAACCCTGAGAAGATTTTACAAGGTGTACATCGCTGGTGCTGTCAGTAGGTTTATGTGCGCTGCCCTGTGCGGTTTGAGAGTAAATAACCATACCATTTTTAAGGTCGTAAACTTCGAGGGTTACGGTACTCATATTTTGCCTGTTGTCTGACATATGCGAAACGTTGAGGCTTACGGCAGCAAGGTTATCTTTAACCATATTAGTCTTGATGTTAATAAAGTAATCAAACTTAGTGCCCTTATATAAATCGGTAATTTGTTTTTGAGACGGGTTTAGCGGAATTTTAACGCCCAGTAAAAGTCCGTTTGTGTTTCCGGTTTCGCTCAGGCGGGTGCCCACAAAGCCGGAGAAATCTTCTACCGCTTTTTTATAGATCATG contains the following coding sequences:
- a CDS encoding ATP-binding protein, producing the protein MANFYQRIVLEEFKTKVVPNKVLILLGARRVGKTRLIKTYLETHTDAKYLQLNGEDINDATLLQERSVANYKRLLDGTNLLVIDEAQNIPDIGLILKLIVDSIEGIKVIVTGSSMFDLTNNLGEPLVGRKNTLYLYPLAQMEFNEFENYKQTTENLEQRLLFGGYPELEQYPDWEEKKDYLFEIINAYLFKDILVFEGIKNSDKIYDLLRMIAFQVGKEVSLQELGNQLQLSKNTVEKYLDLLTKVFILFKLEGYSKNLRKEITKSSRWYFYDNGIRNAIINNFNRLDNRTDVGDLWENYLAAERIKKQQYRKIRVRNYFWRTYDQQELDWLEEGTDSLAGFEFKWNEKRKAKIPTAFGKAYPEATFEVINKGNYLDFIM
- a CDS encoding DUF2007 domain-containing protein gives rise to the protein MKQFVTAAVFTYPHEIAILKHLLTDAGLSFYFENEAMVQVVPMYTHALGGIKLKVHKNDLSTVQQIIEDFNFNNHLKIV
- the rnr gene encoding ribonuclease R, whose protein sequence is MSKKNGKPSAKKEKDFSHKIYKILSKDPNKSFNYKQISAALELNDTQSRNLIIKELKLLAAKEQIEELEKGKYRVIARTDYVEGKIDMTSRKTAYFVSPELEDDVFIPTNNLNKALDKDKVKVYIYNRRKSRRPEGEVVEIIERHKTEFVGVIDIQKNFAFVSTANAKMYTDIFIPKNKLGDAQNGDVVLVKMDDWPEKADSPFGSVIKVLGKPGEHNTEIHAILAEYGLPSDFPVDVEVFAQKIDTEIHPEEIARRRDMRNVLTFTIDPKDAKDFDDALSFQKLENGNYEVGIHIADVSHYLQEGTVLDAEAYQRATSVYLVDRVVPMLPEVLSNFACSLRPHEEKYTFSAIFEISEKAEVRNQWFGRTVIYSDQRFAYEEAQHIIETKGNTISADISLTGEEYTVSPEIQFATLKLNELSKILRSKRMANGAISFDKVEVKFNLNEAAEPVGVYFKVAKDANHLIEEFMLLANRKVAEFIGKQRPEKTFVYRIHDEPDEDKLINLQTVISKFGYKIDFRSKGDISKSLNNLLTDVQGKKEQNLVDTLAIRSMSKAKYSTDNIGHYGLAFDYYSHFTSPIRRYPDVMAHRLLQHYIDGGTTADKEHYEEMCEHSSTMESLAANAERDSIKYMQVKYMLDHQDEEFLGVISGVTEWGIYVEIVSNKCEGMCRIREIRDDYYTFDDKQYALVGEGSGNILQLGDEVYVKVKNADLVKKQLDFTYLRKNE
- the rpiB gene encoding ribose 5-phosphate isomerase B, which encodes MKISIGNDHAGPEYKKAIVAHLEAKGYEIINHGTDTADSVDYADFVHPVANDVENGVVEFGIIICGSGNGASMTANKHQKIRAALCWTKEITELARQHNDANILSIPARFTSKEQAIAMVDTFLNTAFEGGRHKTRIDKMPCM